The following DNA comes from Deltaproteobacteria bacterium.
CCGCGAAGCAAACTCGAAGAGTTTGCGGAGTCCAATAATAAAAGCTTGTTTCATGCCGCTTTTGCTTTTTTGGTGCTCTTTTCTTTTTTCTCTTTGGTTGGATTATCGAGATACTCGATCAAAGCCATCGGGGTTTGATCCCCGGGCCTGCAATTTAATTTAAGAATACGCGTATAACCACCTTGACGAGAGGCAAAACGCGGTGCCAATTCATCAAATAATTTCGACAAAATCACACGATTATGGATCATGCGACGGGCACAGCGTCTGGAAGCAAGCGTTCCTTGCTTGCCCAAAGTCACAACACGATCCGCCAGCCTTTTTAATTCCTTGGCTTTGGGCAGCGTTGTCTGAATTCGCCCATGCTCAATCAGGGCGGTCACCAAATTGCACAACATCGCCTTGCGATGCGGTGTCGTTCTGTTTAATTTTCGATGATCCACTAAATGTCGCACAAAATCCTCCTCGCATTAAAACTTATTCCACTTCTTTGGGTCTGTATTTTTCAGAATCCAATGGTGTGAAGCCTTCAATCTTCATTCCAAAACCCAGACCCAGTTCTGCCAAAA
Coding sequences within:
- the rplQ gene encoding 50S ribosomal protein L17; translated protein: MDHRKLNRTTPHRKAMLCNLVTALIEHGRIQTTLPKAKELKRLADRVVTLGKQGTLASRRCARRMIHNRVILSKLFDELAPRFASRQGGYTRILKLNCRPGDQTPMALIEYLDNPTKEKKEKSTKKAKAA